In one window of Spiroplasma corruscae DNA:
- a CDS encoding ABC transporter permease produces the protein MKKIIFKDSQEIVLNHVDIKKVSEEIAIEKHFQKKCEKKLDYVYLISSYRDSVISKLQNKISSINNKKQDYLNLNEYKFKNLDITKTEYEKNIKEIESGKFKSTSLKINSLNNKINRKKNKWDKLISKRSISNKKSITIYNEKKQKQLDLIYKKTKSLLDDIDKNKIKIQELDKKYYQDKVNKFENDKYSTKLKKLEIDLENKTVGPLEYQDKKNICIEKRDLVIDKTNAIVETKFSKRFSWKINTKFAFSFINKKKAINKTLGGLNAIKLVFIIMAFAVVVGIIEPGFFTPNNWKNILYLNADIGCMALGVTVIILTGGIDLSIGSTMAFATALAAKLILGGTNIWISLLAVIMFCGFSGLISGLFVSVLKFPSFIITLILMMVWRGATQFLLENTSQSFDNSTLTSIIQTKFLGLSAVVWIMFLLAALSFVILRLTVYGRHVYAIGGNYRSAQLSGIKSKTILTSVYVFGGLCIGIGSVIYASRIQTASPSAGNAWELDAIACVVLGGTLLTGGKGGIFLTVLGWFTLSVLKNALNLIGLSSDIQSILKGLIIMVAVLSNTEYKITNKIKTWIIKQYTLLKTI, from the coding sequence ATGAAAAAAATAATATTCAAAGATAGCCAAGAAATAGTTTTAAATCATGTTGATATAAAAAAAGTTTCAGAAGAGATTGCTATTGAAAAACATTTCCAAAAAAAATGTGAAAAAAAACTTGATTATGTATATTTGATATCTTCTTATAGAGATAGTGTAATTAGTAAATTACAAAATAAAATATCAAGTATTAATAATAAGAAACAAGATTATCTAAATTTAAATGAATATAAATTCAAGAATTTGGATATCACAAAAACTGAGTATGAAAAAAATATAAAAGAAATAGAGAGTGGTAAGTTTAAATCTACGAGCTTGAAAATAAACTCTCTTAATAATAAAATTAATAGGAAAAAAAATAAGTGGGATAAGTTAATCTCTAAAAGATCTATAAGTAACAAGAAATCAATAACTATTTATAATGAGAAAAAACAAAAACAGTTAGATTTAATATATAAAAAGACTAAGTCTTTGCTTGATGATATTGATAAAAACAAAATAAAAATACAGGAGTTAGATAAAAAATATTATCAAGATAAGGTAAATAAATTTGAAAATGATAAATATTCTACAAAATTAAAAAAACTTGAGATTGATTTAGAGAATAAAACAGTAGGACCATTAGAATATCAAGATAAAAAAAATATATGTATCGAAAAAAGAGATTTAGTTATTGATAAAACAAATGCAATTGTAGAAACGAAGTTTTCAAAAAGATTCTCATGAAAAATAAATACTAAATTTGCATTTAGCTTTATAAATAAGAAAAAAGCTATTAATAAAACTCTTGGTGGTTTAAATGCCATTAAATTGGTATTTATAATAATGGCGTTTGCAGTTGTTGTAGGTATTATTGAACCCGGATTTTTTACCCCTAATAACTGAAAAAATATACTTTATTTAAATGCTGATATTGGTTGTATGGCATTAGGAGTAACTGTAATAATTCTTACTGGTGGTATTGATTTGTCCATTGGTTCTACAATGGCTTTTGCAACAGCATTAGCCGCAAAGCTTATTTTAGGTGGGACTAATATCTGAATTTCTTTATTAGCGGTGATAATGTTTTGTGGATTTTCAGGTTTAATTTCAGGTTTGTTTGTAAGTGTACTTAAATTTCCATCATTTATAATAACACTTATATTAATGATGGTATGACGTGGTGCAACGCAATTTTTACTTGAAAATACATCTCAATCATTTGATAATTCAACATTAACCAGTATAATTCAAACAAAGTTTCTAGGTTTAAGTGCAGTAGTTTGAATAATGTTTTTACTAGCAGCACTTTCATTTGTAATTTTAAGATTAACTGTTTATGGAAGACATGTTTATGCAATTGGTGGAAATTATAGAAGTGCTCAACTTTCAGGAATAAAATCTAAAACCATACTAACATCTGTTTATGTTTTTGGAGGTCTATGTATAGGTATTGGATCTGTAATTTATGCTTCAAGGATACAAACAGCTAGTCCGTCTGCTGGTAATGCATGAGAACTAGATGCTATTGCTTGTGTAGTTTTGGGAGGTACATTATTAACAGGTGGTAAAGGAGGAATATTCTTAACAGTATTAGGTTGATTTACATTAAGTGTACTAAAAAATGCTTTGAACTTAATTGGGTTATCTAGTGATATTCAATCAATTTTAAAAGGATTGATAATAATGGTCGCAGTTTTATCAAATACAGAATATAAAATTACAAATAAAATAAAAACTTGAATAATTAAGCAATATACTTTGCTTAAAACAATTTAA
- a CDS encoding DeoR/GlpR family DNA-binding transcription regulator, producing MNKERLNIIWNFLLTKNTHTSRSILKFAKINNINEMTFRRDLHLLEKNNLIKLSYGYLEVISTSKNPIESIKKIDIKNIDLKEKVALDAINYIDIDDCIFVGAGSTCEIFTTKINKSINTFVTNGINILCKASKNSFIKNSVMVGGKLLESSDIICGSTSIKQIENFRFDKTFITAQSIDDKGNVYINNYHEYEFIIMLIKNSKKCFLLVDSSKLNHSGLIKVGQLDSFEKVIVY from the coding sequence ATGAATAAAGAAAGATTAAATATAATATGAAATTTTTTATTAACCAAAAATACTCACACATCAAGATCTATACTAAAGTTTGCAAAAATCAACAATATAAATGAAATGACATTTAGAAGAGATTTACATTTACTTGAAAAAAATAATTTAATAAAATTAAGTTATGGATACCTAGAGGTTATATCAACTTCGAAAAATCCAATAGAAAGTATAAAAAAAATCGATATTAAAAATATAGATTTAAAGGAAAAAGTAGCATTAGATGCTATCAACTATATTGATATTGATGATTGTATTTTTGTTGGGGCAGGTAGTACGTGCGAAATATTTACAACTAAAATTAATAAAAGCATAAATACTTTTGTCACAAACGGAATTAATATACTATGTAAGGCTTCGAAAAATAGTTTCATAAAAAACTCTGTTATGGTCGGTGGTAAGTTACTAGAATCATCAGATATAATATGCGGATCTACATCAATAAAACAAATAGAAAATTTTAGATTCGACAAAACATTTATAACAGCACAAAGTATTGATGATAAAGGAAACGTTTATATAAATAATTATCATGAGTATGAATTTATAATTATGTTAATAAAAAACTCAAAAAAGTGTTTTTTGCTAGTAGATTCAAGTAAACTAAATCATAGCGGATTAATAAAAGTTGGTCAATTAGATTCATTTGAGAAAGTTATTGTTTATTAA
- a CDS encoding PTS fructose transporter subunit IIABC, producing MNIKNTYVFLETEFINKVDLLNFISKKALENKITDDSKILFESFLSREKEASTGFEDGFAIPHAKIKNIKEPSVIIVKNKIGIEWDSLDGKPTSYIISLIIPDNANEEHLNLLSSIATKLTKEDFKKDFIIAKDPNELKKVLVKGYEGLGAKKVIKKNKHKLNIVAVTACVVGVAHTYIAEERLLEKYTNEGHKIRVETQGSKGIGTKLTPKEIEEADLVIIATDTNVDKSRFAGKKLFESKIAKAVKDPLKLLDEALANAKIYNEASGEFSNKNGVYKQNQGVIKHILAGISYMIPIIILGGICLAASLGIAKAIWGPSAGTSGPNDAYPWNPLAVMDKIGSAAFALMIPILAAFIANSIGGRAAIAPALVGGYIGNNSSFFMPLPGMPDVRTPMGFIGAIVAGLLIGYFTRWVNTWKVPKSLKAAMPIFFIPIVGGVGISVLFIYVIGGPIGWVMEQFSNAISKAYSSETIGLGLGLGLGVILGTMAAFDMGGPINKIAFVTCVALLSNSEHPIAEPMGALAAGIPVAPLGMGLTSLLFRRFFDEQERSMGASAFIMGMIGISEGAIPFAIRDPKRAITCNVLGGALAGGIAGSFRIQDNAGHGGPIVAILGAVPYGQQTVIFLIAIACGTLLTGFLYGFWLLSEKGTIGSLKEAYVMYTEKTKSDYNELFLEIKNEIKIDKKNNDAKNRDKLYKKLADKELELKNKLLVAKTAFNEIKVNDKNHTVSEKPNTKKYFLDIKTNKANKLKELTQITVYNSSDKKEINKLFKKQKNDIIKNYKDQYLNKKIDLHIKYVKEFSNRVN from the coding sequence ATGAACATAAAAAATACATATGTTTTTCTTGAAACTGAATTTATTAATAAAGTTGATTTATTAAATTTTATTTCAAAAAAAGCACTCGAGAACAAAATAACTGATGATTCTAAAATTTTATTCGAGTCTTTCTTGAGTAGAGAAAAAGAGGCTTCAACTGGTTTTGAAGATGGATTTGCAATTCCACATGCAAAAATTAAAAATATTAAGGAACCTTCTGTTATAATTGTAAAAAACAAAATAGGTATTGAATGAGATTCATTAGATGGTAAACCAACTAGTTATATAATTTCATTAATTATTCCAGATAACGCAAATGAAGAGCATTTAAATTTATTAAGTTCAATTGCAACTAAACTAACAAAAGAAGACTTTAAAAAGGATTTTATTATTGCAAAAGATCCGAATGAATTAAAAAAAGTTCTAGTTAAAGGTTATGAAGGATTGGGTGCTAAAAAAGTAATTAAAAAAAATAAACATAAATTAAATATTGTAGCAGTAACAGCCTGTGTTGTAGGTGTAGCCCATACATATATTGCAGAAGAAAGATTATTAGAAAAATATACAAATGAAGGACACAAAATTAGAGTTGAAACTCAAGGTTCTAAAGGTATTGGTACAAAACTTACCCCAAAAGAAATTGAAGAAGCTGATTTAGTAATTATTGCTACAGATACAAACGTTGATAAATCAAGATTTGCTGGTAAAAAACTATTTGAATCAAAAATAGCAAAAGCAGTTAAAGATCCGTTAAAACTTTTAGATGAAGCATTAGCAAATGCGAAAATCTATAATGAAGCAAGTGGAGAATTTAGTAATAAAAATGGTGTTTATAAACAAAATCAAGGAGTAATTAAACATATCCTAGCAGGTATAAGTTATATGATTCCAATAATTATTTTGGGTGGTATATGTTTAGCAGCTTCATTAGGTATTGCAAAAGCAATATGAGGTCCATCGGCTGGAACATCAGGACCAAATGATGCATATCCATGAAACCCATTAGCAGTAATGGATAAAATTGGATCAGCAGCATTTGCATTAATGATACCAATATTAGCAGCTTTTATAGCAAACTCAATTGGTGGTAGAGCTGCAATAGCACCTGCATTAGTAGGTGGGTATATTGGAAATAATTCATCATTCTTTATGCCATTACCTGGTATGCCTGATGTTAGAACTCCAATGGGATTTATTGGAGCAATTGTTGCTGGACTTTTAATAGGTTACTTCACAAGATGAGTAAATACTTGAAAAGTACCTAAATCATTAAAAGCGGCTATGCCAATATTCTTCATACCAATTGTCGGAGGTGTTGGAATATCTGTATTATTCATTTATGTAATTGGTGGACCAATTGGATGAGTAATGGAACAATTCTCAAACGCTATTTCAAAAGCATATAGTTCTGAAACAATAGGTTTAGGGCTTGGTTTAGGGCTTGGTGTTATACTTGGAACAATGGCAGCATTTGATATGGGAGGACCAATTAATAAAATTGCCTTTGTTACTTGCGTTGCTTTACTATCAAACTCTGAGCATCCTATTGCAGAACCAATGGGAGCATTAGCAGCAGGAATACCTGTAGCACCACTTGGAATGGGATTAACATCATTATTATTTAGAAGATTCTTTGATGAGCAAGAAAGATCAATGGGAGCAAGTGCCTTCATAATGGGTATGATTGGTATATCAGAAGGTGCAATTCCATTTGCAATAAGAGACCCAAAGAGAGCTATTACTTGTAATGTACTTGGTGGAGCATTAGCTGGTGGAATAGCTGGTTCATTTAGAATCCAAGATAACGCAGGTCATGGTGGACCAATTGTAGCAATACTTGGTGCAGTTCCTTACGGACAACAAACAGTAATATTCCTAATAGCAATTGCTTGTGGTACTTTATTAACCGGTTTCTTATATGGGTTCTGATTATTATCTGAAAAAGGTACAATCGGTTCTTTAAAAGAAGCATATGTAATGTATACTGAAAAAACAAAAAGTGATTATAATGAATTATTCTTAGAAATAAAAAATGAAATCAAGATTGACAAAAAAAATAATGATGCTAAAAATAGAGATAAATTATATAAAAAACTTGCTGACAAAGAACTTGAATTAAAAAACAAATTATTAGTTGCTAAAACAGCGTTTAATGAAATAAAAGTTAATGATAAAAATCATACAGTAAGTGAAAAACCAAATACAAAAAAATATTTTTTAGATATAAAAACAAATAAAGCTAATAAATTAAAAGAGTTAACACAAATTACTGTTTACAATAGTTCAGATAAAAAAGAAATCAATAAGTTATTCAAAAAACAAAAAAATGATATTATAAAAAATTATAAAGACCAATACCTAAATAAAAAAATAGATTTGCACATTAAATATGTTAAAGAGTTTAGCAATAGAGTAAATTAA
- a CDS encoding PTS sugar transporter subunit IIB — MSKKVLLACAAGLSTSMMVQKMKEAAKKQGLDYEIWAQPVSTAISKVNEVDYVLLGPQVRYELNRFLKESKETPVEVIDMKAYGTMNGEAVINAIKDKIK, encoded by the coding sequence ATGAGTAAAAAAGTTTTATTAGCATGTGCCGCAGGACTGAGTACTTCAATGATGGTGCAAAAAATGAAAGAAGCTGCAAAAAAACAAGGATTAGATTATGAAATCTGGGCACAACCTGTTTCTACTGCTATATCTAAAGTTAATGAAGTTGACTATGTTCTTTTAGGTCCACAAGTTCGCTATGAACTAAATAGATTTTTAAAAGAATCAAAAGAAACTCCGGTTGAAGTAATAGATATGAAAGCATATGGAACAATGAATGGTGAAGCAGTTATTAACGCCATTAAGGATAAAATTAAGTAA
- a CDS encoding DUF3284 domain-containing protein, with translation MFSIFKKKDKDTFIKGNSNLGVIDNIKSYYTKKNIFNISYPFDRCFYGIIKLSFSTFKSGNWRNIKDINVGDIFKSKVSRNKFTITELKMFEVYEIKTIIDDIEYWTRFEVKKIKNNKTQVNFSESLKFPRAIYGFKGTIAKMNFNKNFDKKAKEIVLRIHEEVKNIDINSV, from the coding sequence ATGTTTTCAATATTTAAAAAGAAAGATAAAGATACTTTTATTAAAGGTAATTCAAATTTAGGTGTAATAGATAATATTAAAAGTTATTACACTAAAAAAAACATATTTAACATATCATATCCATTTGATAGGTGCTTTTATGGAATCATTAAATTATCATTTAGTACTTTTAAAAGTGGTAATTGAAGAAATATAAAGGATATTAATGTAGGAGATATATTTAAGTCAAAAGTTAGCCGAAATAAGTTTACAATTACTGAACTGAAAATGTTTGAAGTATATGAAATAAAAACAATAATTGATGATATTGAGTATTGAACAAGGTTTGAAGTTAAAAAAATTAAAAATAATAAAACACAAGTTAACTTTTCTGAATCATTAAAGTTTCCAAGAGCAATTTATGGTTTTAAAGGCACTATTGCAAAAATGAACTTTAATAAAAATTTTGATAAGAAAGCTAAAGAAATTGTTTTAAGAATACATGAGGAAGTGAAGAACATTGATATCAATTCAGTTTAA
- a CDS encoding sugar ABC transporter substrate-binding protein, with protein sequence MKKLLAVLAGVSLFATSASSVVSCGDNKNSIGLLISNFNNDYFQNMMNAGKSYANEKGYQLNTYDSKADVSGATDQTNVQSSMTKGDKAIIINPANVKNNKAIKPALDEDIPVINIDTEYESTISDRGAAAFVSEQEKASQKMFQAIYKKIYGELPSESNKKNKVKVYAMWSNQDNDAERKRFKGFVLNNEDWIEIVNRKNTGSYNQGSIAKGNENTGDAAGDVLTNEWAGEYSASKAHVIWAGNDPMALGMKKAIDLSESYKSWFTSKVDEKDAGFIAGFDGSNDVAKDVAAWSSTSRNHIYITVKQEYKKIVEAAIDKAIELIDAKEKDATNPAKQFTNATEVDASLIFAPGEEK encoded by the coding sequence ATGAAAAAATTATTAGCAGTATTAGCAGGTGTAAGTTTATTTGCAACATCTGCTTCATCAGTAGTTTCTTGTGGTGACAATAAGAACTCAATAGGACTATTAATATCAAATTTCAATAATGATTATTTTCAAAATATGATGAACGCAGGGAAAAGTTATGCCAATGAAAAAGGATATCAATTAAATACATACGATTCTAAAGCTGATGTTAGTGGTGCTACAGACCAAACAAATGTTCAGTCATCTATGACAAAAGGTGATAAAGCAATAATAATAAATCCAGCAAATGTAAAAAATAACAAGGCAATTAAACCTGCTTTAGATGAAGATATACCTGTAATAAATATAGATACAGAATATGAAAGTACTATATCAGATAGGGGTGCTGCTGCATTTGTGTCAGAGCAAGAAAAAGCAAGTCAAAAAATGTTTCAAGCAATTTATAAAAAAATATATGGTGAATTACCAAGTGAATCTAATAAAAAAAATAAAGTTAAAGTCTATGCGATGTGATCTAATCAAGATAATGATGCTGAACGTAAAAGATTTAAAGGATTTGTTTTAAACAATGAAGATTGAATTGAAATCGTAAATAGAAAAAATACTGGTTCATATAATCAAGGAAGTATTGCGAAGGGTAATGAAAATACAGGAGATGCTGCTGGTGACGTCCTAACAAATGAATGAGCTGGCGAATACTCAGCTTCAAAAGCGCATGTGATTTGGGCAGGAAACGATCCAATGGCATTAGGGATGAAAAAAGCAATTGACTTATCAGAATCATATAAATCTTGATTCACTAGTAAAGTAGATGAAAAGGATGCTGGATTTATTGCTGGTTTTGATGGTTCAAACGATGTTGCAAAAGATGTCGCTGCTTGATCAAGCACTTCAAGAAATCATATATACATAACTGTAAAACAAGAATACAAAAAAATTGTTGAAGCAGCCATTGATAAAGCGATTGAATTAATTGATGCAAAAGAAAAGGATGCTACAAATCCTGCTAAACAGTTCACAAATGCAACAGAAGTTGATGCAAGTTTAATATTTGCACCAGGTGAAGAAAAATAA
- a CDS encoding M17 family metallopeptidase, which produces MRKWRTLISIQFNKQNKKNINLITIKQTESNSLQFFDNLNMYELSLNYTENISEVYERIGSIKLNKKDVVQFDLNYVRNKNNDSLIFIIETIYKNYWNLYTKKTNQKNSDINIIFVSDDIDNYIDTIIQINNLVKVVYESKNLADTDSYDDGTPIGFINKTKNLLDLKDKNVTVSILNNDDIVKNNLNLIAAVGANSKNESHLLELKYNNDSNNDYISLIGKGITFDAGGYALKSSESIRTMRLDKCGAAIVVGVFKYLVYTKAKINLVCVIPLSENILGKNSILPSQVIKSYSGKTVQIDNPDAEGRLVLADSMSYAQDKYKCKEIITIATLTGSITITLGKYMTGLFTNNYKLANNFKEIVDKTGDEVWLLPIHRENRKLVQGAELGDITNSPIKSRHGSSSQAAAFLQEFVLPNTDFIHLDIAGTAVIDNRSSGVMVRGLISYLLKK; this is translated from the coding sequence ATGAGGAAGTGAAGAACATTGATATCAATTCAGTTTAATAAGCAAAATAAAAAAAATATAAATTTAATAACAATAAAACAAACTGAGTCGAATTCCTTACAATTTTTTGATAATTTAAATATGTATGAACTATCTTTAAATTACACAGAAAATATTTCAGAAGTTTATGAAAGAATCGGTTCAATAAAATTAAATAAAAAAGATGTAGTACAATTTGATCTCAATTATGTTAGAAATAAAAACAATGACTCCCTAATTTTTATAATTGAAACGATTTATAAAAATTATTGGAACTTATATACAAAAAAAACAAATCAAAAAAATTCAGATATTAATATCATATTTGTATCAGATGACATTGATAATTACATTGATACTATTATTCAAATAAATAATTTAGTAAAAGTTGTTTATGAATCTAAAAATTTAGCTGATACGGATTCATATGATGATGGTACTCCAATTGGATTCATAAATAAAACAAAAAACTTATTAGATTTAAAAGATAAAAATGTAACTGTTAGCATACTTAACAATGATGATATAGTTAAAAATAATTTAAATTTAATTGCAGCTGTAGGTGCAAATTCAAAAAATGAATCTCACCTATTAGAACTAAAGTATAATAATGACTCAAATAATGATTATATTTCATTAATTGGAAAAGGAATAACTTTTGATGCAGGAGGATACGCATTAAAGTCTAGTGAGTCAATTAGAACGATGCGATTAGACAAATGTGGAGCAGCTATTGTTGTTGGGGTATTTAAATACTTAGTTTATACAAAAGCAAAAATTAATTTAGTTTGTGTAATACCATTAAGTGAGAACATACTCGGTAAAAATTCAATACTACCAAGCCAAGTTATAAAATCATATTCAGGAAAAACTGTTCAAATAGATAATCCTGATGCTGAGGGAAGATTAGTGTTGGCTGATTCAATGAGCTATGCACAAGATAAATATAAATGTAAAGAAATAATAACAATCGCTACTTTAACTGGTTCAATCACAATAACATTAGGAAAATATATGACCGGTTTATTTACTAATAATTATAAACTAGCAAATAATTTTAAAGAGATTGTTGATAAGACTGGCGATGAGGTTTGGTTATTACCAATTCATCGAGAAAATAGAAAGTTAGTTCAGGGTGCTGAATTAGGAGATATTACTAATAGTCCAATAAAATCAAGACATGGTAGTTCTTCACAAGCAGCAGCGTTCTTGCAAGAGTTTGTATTACCTAATACTGATTTTATTCACTTAGACATTGCTGGAACAGCTGTTATTGATAATAGATCTAGTGGGGTAATGGTAAGAGGCTTGATTAGTTATTTATTAAAAAAATAA
- a CDS encoding sugar ABC transporter ATP-binding protein has protein sequence MENIFNNQIKNQPLLILKNIKKNFGNVNALKGVYLRAFNGKVMGILGENGAGKSTLMNVLSGVIQKSSGELIWNNKTLNNFKNVKEAERIGISIIHQEIACFNDMNVLDNIYAGHEISCLGFINYSKQRKKVKEIFKLLRLEIDLGSMMNSLTIAEQQMVEIAKAILRKSKLIIFDEPTSSLSKSEAEVLFEVIQKLKKEDIAICYISHKLEEIPIICDFITIIRDGNFIGEYTVNELNEDEIISKMVGREINEKYPLKDHIDNKEIILEVEELSNSFVKNINFKLYKNEILGFSGLVGAQRTELFKSLIGFYPITTGKVLLNNKQVYLKSVGSSIKKGIYYVTEDRKNDGLLLNESIRKNISLSSLDKISRFGFIDFSKEKKLARNYIKKMSIKTLSPETFVGTMSGGNQQKVLLAKAFAAEPKIMIFDEPTRGVDVGSRREIYDLIYEAKRNGIGVIVISSDLPEVIGLCNRVMVMKSGKITNIINGDSLSPDEIMKYSI, from the coding sequence ATGGAAAATATATTTAATAATCAAATTAAAAATCAGCCATTGTTGATACTAAAAAATATCAAAAAAAACTTTGGTAATGTTAATGCATTAAAGGGTGTTTATTTAAGAGCTTTTAATGGAAAAGTAATGGGAATACTTGGAGAAAATGGTGCTGGAAAATCTACCTTAATGAACGTATTAAGTGGTGTAATACAAAAAAGTTCAGGTGAGTTGATTTGAAATAATAAGACACTAAATAACTTTAAGAATGTTAAAGAAGCTGAACGTATTGGTATATCAATAATACATCAAGAGATTGCTTGTTTTAATGATATGAATGTTTTAGATAATATATACGCTGGTCATGAGATTAGTTGTTTAGGTTTTATAAATTACTCTAAACAGAGAAAAAAAGTTAAAGAGATATTTAAATTACTAAGATTAGAAATAGATTTAGGTAGTATGATGAACAGTTTAACTATTGCAGAACAACAGATGGTTGAAATTGCCAAAGCTATTTTAAGAAAAAGTAAGTTGATTATCTTTGATGAACCTACTTCATCATTGAGTAAGTCAGAAGCTGAAGTACTGTTTGAAGTAATTCAAAAACTTAAAAAAGAAGATATTGCAATTTGCTATATTTCTCATAAGTTAGAGGAAATTCCTATTATCTGCGATTTTATAACAATTATAAGAGATGGAAATTTTATTGGAGAGTATACAGTAAATGAACTAAATGAAGATGAAATAATTAGTAAGATGGTAGGAAGAGAAATTAATGAAAAATATCCTCTAAAAGATCATATAGATAACAAAGAAATTATTTTAGAAGTCGAGGAATTATCAAACTCTTTTGTTAAAAATATAAATTTTAAATTATATAAAAATGAGATTTTAGGTTTCTCAGGTTTAGTGGGTGCTCAAAGAACAGAATTATTTAAATCACTAATAGGATTTTATCCAATAACAACAGGCAAAGTTTTATTAAATAATAAACAAGTTTATTTAAAAAGTGTCGGTAGTTCAATAAAAAAAGGCATTTATTATGTAACTGAAGATAGGAAAAATGATGGTTTATTATTAAATGAGTCAATAAGAAAAAATATTTCATTATCTTCACTTGATAAAATATCAAGGTTTGGATTTATTGATTTTAGTAAAGAAAAAAAGTTAGCAAGAAACTATATAAAAAAAATGTCAATTAAAACATTAAGTCCAGAAACATTCGTAGGAACAATGAGTGGAGGTAATCAACAAAAAGTACTATTAGCAAAAGCATTTGCAGCCGAACCAAAAATAATGATTTTTGATGAGCCTACAAGAGGTGTAGATGTTGGTAGTAGAAGAGAGATATATGATTTGATATATGAAGCTAAAAGAAATGGAATAGGTGTAATAGTAATTTCGAGTGATTTACCTGAAGTTATAGGTTTATGTAACAGGGTAATGGTAATGAAAAGTGGAAAAATCACAAATATTATTAATGGTGATAGTTTAAGTCCTGATGAAATAATGAAGTATTCAATATAG